The Ptychodera flava strain L36383 chromosome 14, AS_Pfla_20210202, whole genome shotgun sequence genome segment gcctaattgacaggaggaaattcgagaccatatttgaatagtagtatatattgtcctcaaaattaatCTATcatggcccaagtactcattgccttcagcaatactgccttgttttctttgaaattgtcattattgttttgtccttttcccaagttttggtaatttgagaaaatagagggtcatgtccaaggtggccctgaaaaatagagggtcatgttcaatgtggccttgaaaaatagagggtcatgtccaaggtggccctgaaaaatagagggtcatgtccaaggtggccttgaaaaatagagggtcatgtccaaggtggccctgaaaaatagagggtcatgtccaaggtggccttgaaaaatagagggtcatgttcaaggtggccttgaaaaatagagggtcatgtccaaggtggccctgaaaaatagagggtcatgtccaaggtggccttgaaaaatagagggtcatgttcaagatGGCCCTGAAAATATAAGGTAGTGTTGTCATGCACAagttttagacattttcaacttttcaatttcaaaatatctttttaatacaaatatttcaccagctacttgaactccttgtattttttaagtagatagaataaaaaaatacaattttaactattttactttgccttattgaggtactaacttcaaaagtatgaaataccttagtttcctgaacatctaccacacaatgaaaatgacagtttagcaaaataggagagtttagaatgtactatcagcagtcaaacaaagtagtggttataactgttcgaaaaatcgcaatttgacaaccgtgatatatcaaaaacaggtaaggatcaaatttgtaagattcaaaccattctgcagaattatatgataagtacagtttgcaaaatttttgtttatttcactgtatttacatttgcaaaaaaagcaatttgactagatttagtaaaaagcagttaacttaactttgttgccaagtagattgaacaaaattaagaaatttaccttagtctgtagcaacaaattatggtctggtgcctatttttcaataatttttgacaaacttttcaaaatcctataacccaaaatatttccaatcgtgttagatgaaatttcattcaaatgcTGTATATCATTGATACCAGAAATATAAGCTTACTATCCAGAAATACCAAGTTTACAAATATACtgtaaataaattttgcatCTACTTGAATATGTAGGGGTGTCGAgatttaaatatttgataaaaattatttgttGCTTGGTATGCTTTTCGCAAAACTGGtgcagaatgaatgaatgaatgtcaaGGTGTGGAAGTTTTAATATGATTTCTAGCCATATTTATGTGAGCTCCACTCAGTACTCATGACCACAGACACATTAGACACATGAGATGCCAGGgaacaaaaattaatttatttgatcagtttttctttttcattttttaagaaCTAATTAAAGATTACCGTGGAAGGGAATTGAGACAAAATTCCAAAGTCCCCAACTATTTCTGTAAAttagaaacaaaatattaataataCACAACAATCATAATGGCTTAATCATGTCATGGTCTCCAAGCTAATTCTGTAAAACGGTTTACCCTTAAATTGCTGTTTTGAGAATGTGCAAATTTGTCGTCAACTTGCTTTATATTTCAGGCGGGATAATCATTTTGTGAGATATCTTGCTGATAAAAATGACTCGTGAACCAACTTTAcaatttacaaagaaaattatttatttattattattttattttattaatctcgaacaacaggttgccccaataacaggttcgtttgaaaataaaaatataatacaaaaacgaaaaatatataacagttacaacgtaaacaaacagacaggagaaTTCACATAAGAAATAACCAAAAATAGCAACACAGCGAAAGACACACAGAAAAACATCCAGATAAATTGTGAAAGTATATGCATTTTCTTTTAGGATATCTATGCATGTTGGCGACGAATTTTACCTTTTAACCCATCATGTCAAGGCACTTCAGCAATTTTTTGACGCTTCTAAATCATTTTTGTAGCGCACAAAAGTCTTACACAACATAATTGGGAACTATATCATTCAGCAGGGTTCTGCAAACATCTTGTTCCGTGataaattcaatttttcataCCACCATCCCATTCGACACAGGACATCTAACACTGTTCCAATGACTGCCTGCAACACTCTACTTTGCTTGAAGAGACATACATCCCCAAGGCAGCTACTGATAGAATTTAAATTGGCTGGCCAACGATTGTGGAACTGCTTTCGCTGTTAAGCTTCGTTGGCGTCAACCTCTTTGCCAAGTTCACTAAACAGCAGAAACGTCAATACTGCacgctagagggcgctctaaaaatgaaatgttttataCTCATGTCTGGCACCTTTACTTCTATTGATGATTGATCGCTGAGGGTGGCTGTGACCACACAGAGGATATGTCAATATTTTTTGAGTCAATGAACATCTAAATTTTCTGAtgcataaaaattcaaaaatgtaacTTTATTCTTTTATCTGCACACTGATGACGTTATTATCTCAGTACTGTTTTCCATTTTCACTCTTGCTGAGGTTTTTCCCAGTTCATTGAAGTTCTGTATGATTCATTTGCTTCAAATATCACTTCTGCACAAAATAGCAAACACAGGTGGGATTGACCATCCTTTTCTATCAGATAAATGGACATTGGGAGATCAGACTGACAGCAAGAGGTCAAAAGGCATGCACAGGTCAAATGAAGGGCCGTTGTTCACAGCACTAAAGTTTTCTAAGCATGAGAAAGAGCGTCAAGTCAGTGATAGTTTGTTGACAGCCAGATGGGTTCATCTCTGATAAAATAGGACAGGCATTAGAGcactgaagaagaaaaaaacatgaaaaatgactgacaattaaaaaaataaagttttattgCGTCATGTCGGGAACAATCAAGTATATAAACTGATGGCAAATATAGGTTTCTTTGAGATACTGTTCCAAACAACAATTCTGTTTCAAATCTTTGTGTTGTATTATTGTCTTGGCTAGAACATTGTAGTCACTAATCTGTGCACATCTTCTCTTGCAAAACTTGAAGAAATGAAAAGATACATTGACAAGTTTATTTTTATCCCTGGATACCGAGACTGTCAATTGGTGCCAAAAACATACATTAATTTCAGGTAAGTATGCACCTGACTTttgaaatgaaactttcaacaattataATAATCTgggatcactgtgcaaattttagtactcgagaaacaaattacctgaaaatttaacaatattcaaaattaaaaatgaccaCTGCTTCTACTACTATTGCTACTACTGCTTCATATATgaacatatttgtcaaatatttatttcaatcaacTATGGGAAAGTTAACAcagaaatgaaatacaatgatgTATTCTACACTTACACCAGACTCATTTCATGCATTTacaaagaacacgattggaacttatttgggataattggatggtgaagtaatgtcgattacatcggcaaatgtaagctcatctgcttttcttttaaagttacacacttgttcttatgagtaatttgtaatattgcaacattcagctatagggcactaactaataaatttgaaaaatataaaaatccagtcatcccaaataagtttcCCATTGTGTTAAAGGTTTTGTAAACTACAATGAATTTTCAGTCTGCAACAACGGATTTCTTAAACCAGTCAAAGAAGATGAAGTAACTTAAAGAAGAGTGTCTGTAGATAACAACATAATTGTATTGAGACCAGCATCCATAGGATTGCACAAATTACAACTGAACAGTTTATGTGAGAAGTTATGTCCATGGACAGTACTGggaattatttatttgtaaattctGAAGAGAAAATTGACCAAGATGACTGGTGGTGGTAGGGCAACTGATCTCAAGCATTtcataaatcaaaattttgttccGTCCCCATATTGTTCTAATTCCACATAATTTACCATGCATCCAGCAATTCTGTTGCTTCTTTTTCAAAGGTGCACTTATGAAAGAACGAAATCAAACACTTGTTCTTTTGCTTTCATACATATGTGTATCTCAGCTTTAATAATTGTGATCTTCAATGATGAACAGAATATCAAAATGTTCTGAATACAAAACTACCTGAAAAATGTTATTGTAAGAATACAGACATCTTATCAAGGTTACTGTGAATGACCTTTTTTTGGAAAACTGATTGGTTCTCTGAGTCTGTGGACAAACTGACCTCTGACCCTATCTAGAAGAGTAGCTGACCCTTGACCTTATCAACAGCACAAGTTGATCCctgacattaaaaaaacaccTACTGACTGCTAACCttattcttcaaatatttaCCCATCCAACAGATAAAGCAACGTTTATGGTAAAATTTATAAACTCAAATGTCACCtgcttttgaaatttttaaaataattcatGAATATATACTTGTAGTTTCTGATTTCCTTCTGTTTTTGTTAAGATgtgatttttctttcatttaaaaaaagTCAAGAATATTTGCACAATGCAACCATTTGAGGTTTACCAATCGTGATGACTAACATTCTCTGCCAATCACAGCCATGACTTGTTAGCACCAATCAGACTGCCTGTATTGTACACTTCCATGATCCCAGTTACTTGAGCACAGAAAACTTATACCATGTTGTGTGGTCGTACATTTCTCCTGGTTGCAGTATGCTATTTGGAAAATTTGGCTGAAATGAAGAAGTACAAACATAAATCAGTGAACATGGAAATGCTTTCTGTTTTACTTTGTGAAGTAATGctgaaatattttaacaaaattcacATCTCTGATTCCTCTCTAATCAAAATCTTGTCAAAATAGATTATCAAATATGAATACACTTTTCCTAAATTATATACTTGAGATTCATTCTCTCCTACATTTTATCTCTTATGATAATAAGATGACAATGTACATAAATGgatttgtttgttacattagCTTTACCTGGTTATAGAACCATGAGTTGGAGTATAAGAAATTCCTGTGAACCAAAGAAAAACACATACCCGGTTGATTGCATTGGGATAATTCTGTGTTTCCAGGCACAATCCAGAGTGTTTGGGATATTTTTTACCATCTTTGCATGAAGCCACACCTTCAAGATAGTTGCCTGTATAGAAATGTACCGATGGCTGAGTTGTAAAAGCCTCCAGAACACGACCTGATTTGGGATGAACAACCCTGCAATAGAGAAACTGGTCACTTAGACACTTCACCAGTTCACAGCTACCATGACTTTGACAATGACTTTCCTTTACTGAAAATTCTGCATGTGTTTCAGCAGCGGCAATTGCCTGCTGTAATATGTTGGGACATTGCAAAGTTCAAAAATGGTATCTCATAGTGACATCATCGCTGCCATGAGATGGAAAGTAGTGAATCAAATAAACAAGGGTGCCAAAATACATACAAAGAGGGACCATTGCCCTACATAATTCAGAGTTTCTTGGTAATTATGAATATCATACCATATTTTGTTGTTCAAGATCCAAATTATCGGGAGTTCAACTGACATGATTGTCAAGTTAAAATAATATACACAAATTTGTTTTATGCAATGACTGAGAGATCAGATCACATAGTCacttgcaatttttaaaaaatgaaagtcAGGCAATATTGACATAAaagaattaaaactttcataatcatATTTCTCTAACTCCATTATTCTGAAGTCTTTGATGATCAAACTATTTACAATATCATAACTCACTAACATCACAGtacttttacttgattttgatatttcatggATTCTGGACAAGATTACCTGGCAAAAGGCTGTCCTTTTTCCTTTGAAGACTGAAGACAGAATGAGTTGTCATATCCGCCAGGAACCTGATGAATTCTATCCCCCACTGTGACTGGCTCTCTCAGATCATACAATGATCCCTGCACAGCTTTTATCTCAcctgtaaaatgtgaaaataatgtcaacatTCATCCTCAtcgcagaaaaaaaaaacatgttttggtACAACTCGATGGATGGTCTGCAATTACACATTTTTAATGGTGTTTCATTTAATAGTGTCACTAGACTGTACAcaacataaatctgtttgaagaaaaaaagaaacgtTTCATATTTAAACTATTTTGTAAACTCTTGAGattccaattttaatattaaatattCAGTTTGAGCATTTGATATTCACTTGAGTTCATTCTCTGTGACATTGCCAATTCTTGTCGGCATTATGAGTGACAGTTGTATGTACATCACCGATGATAACCCAAATTCAAAATCATGTTGCATAATAagcaaaatgcaaacataaataTACTGTAAGATTTAACGAATCTTTAGGAAACTCACTCCTACACAATATCAGTGTTGCATTGCCATGGAAATACCTGTTGGAACTTGATGTTCATCCAGGGCAATGTAGTTTTCTGCTTTTATTGTGACTTGGTGATCATACATATCTGGTGTGCCCTGGAATGAACAGCCACATCATGAACACTAAATACTGTAATTCTTGTATAGAAAGGAACACAGTTTACATTTCTTGTATGAATCAaagcatgcacacatacattttACAGAGGTCACCTATTCCTTGCATAAATCCTCAAGATTGAAACTCATTGGACCACGATGGAGATGTCGCTTGTAAGGCCCTAAATTTGGCAGTACACACGTCAGTTACATGTTATCATATATGCCACTAGACCAGTACATGTTTTAGAATTTCCATACATTTAGAAATCTTCCACAGATTATCTTAAATTACAACTTTCTGATAGCatcttttaaaatttttctgTCCCATCTACAAAGGAAAGCATCTTTGGAAAATTTCTAAATAGTAAATAAACATGACATGATAACAATGGTACCTCCATTGTAGTAATAGTGAATCAATGGAAAACATCTTTCTCAGACATACACATCTAAATtagtaaaattttcataatCACAGGTTTTGGTGTACAGTTAACGTAAAGTAGTTTTGGAAGAGTACATTACATACATGTCCAGCTAAGTTGAAGTATGAATGGTTGGTGAGATTCACTGGAGTGGCTTGTGTACAATGTGCAGTGATGTGAATGATGACTTCATTTTCCTTGGACAGTTGGTATTTGACCTGAGCAGTCAGCTGCCCTGGGTAGCCTTCTTCTCCATCTGCGCTGACGTAGGTGAATTTTACTGCATTTCCTTCAACAGTGGAATCCCAGTATACCTGTAGAACGGTAATCACACAAGGATGAACAAATCTGTGGTCTAATGGACAGTGCAACACAAGTGAATGTGTCTGCAGTGAGACTATTCCAGAAGATTACTAAATACAGATAGGACATATGCATGGTAGAAtatatcatagaccctcgagggtctatgaatatatatatgatgaaatTGCATAGGACTGCCATTCTTCCACAGCAGGCTCCTAAAGTTTACAATGGTTGACTTGTAAAGACCACTAACAGCTTGTTCATGGAGTAAGCCAGACTAATCCTGTGATAATTGGATTTCCCATATTATTGAAGATTATCGCTGAGATGAAATACAAGCAACTTTTTTATGCCTGTATAGTTTGTAAGAACATACAGAAATGTACATTGACAATAAATAGTCActcaaaacaaatatcaaagataagaTATTTTTCTAATCTTGAAtgtgaatgtaaaatatttttgcaaagtttCGTCACAATAGCAGCTTCTTAGAAATACCTAGTACATCTGAAAACTAAATAAAACAGAAGAAAAGGTGCCATGCATTCCTCTAAAAACGTATTAAATTCCGTCTTGTCATGACATGTAAATGTTTAACAAATGCAATTTTTGCACAATTAAAAACTTAAATTAACACTTACGCGGGAAAATCCTTTAAATCCACCATGAAGATGATTAGGTCCGTTGTTGACTGTCAACTGATAGTCTGTGCCATTCACTGTGATTTTACCATTGCCTATTCGGTTTGCCACTCTACCAACAACTTCACCGATGTAAAAGCCGTCATTTTCATAATCTGACAAAGTCAAGAAGGCACATTACATTTTCTTCTGATGTAAAAGCAtgttgaatgaatattttggtTCACGTTTTGGTATTACAACAGGAAAAATATTCACCATTATGGTTAAGCAACAAGGAAATATGCagtaaaatacactttaaagACTGAGTATTGTATGTGCAGTCTACCTTtctccaatctgattaaaatgagATGTACAGATAGGCTAGTTTTCTTTCTCTGTGTCCTCAGTATTGATCATTCTAAGTTAAAGTAGAAAGGCAAGGACAGTAAAGGTGAAAGCCACACAATATGAAGACTCAAAACATCTCTAAATCTGATTTAAATCTGTATGACCTTTCACAAAATAATTCTAGATCAATGCTCACAAAGGGGCATTTAGAGCactatttattttgataaaactacGGGTATCTGGGTAAGGCTAATATGCCACTACTGCGACATAATTTTCTggaaaaaatgatgaatttctAATGTCCTATTGTGAGAGCAATGGAGACTTTACAGTACTGTCTGATAAATCACCGTATACAGCCACATATGTATGTGTGGGTGTATACTGCATATATTTGTTCACCTACCTTCTACTGTTGGATAGGCAAGAACTACATCATCATAATTTCCTGCCTTGTCAGGCACTTGGATGGAGGTTATTGCAGCACCAAAGTTGATCACTTGTACCACCATACCATTTCCATTCTTCAGTGTGTACCTGGAAACAACTTGACCTTCCTTGGTTTTGCCAAACTCCTCGACGGTCACATTTGTGGAACTCATTCCTGAAgtcaaaaataatattcattgtATCTTATTCATTGAACTGGTGACATTTTCAAGGCTAATATAAGTAATCATAGTACATGTATTAGTGCATGCAACTTGTGCTTTACAGACATTAGCCTGAATACATCATAGGCAAgggattaaggtagaatgcacctctaAAGCAGATATCaggattctcaaatttttacaaaatttttctgatctaccacttatgggggttcattttaaagctcttggagaaagaaaaagttTCTACGTCGTAGtattttgaagaaagaaaattttacttcttccctatagagttaacacagggccaagatggtggccatttgCAATTTCATCAGTAAATGTAAGgtattttgtttctgtagtaccaaattttgcacagtgacccctgatctttattcttaatttgggttacctgaggaaagtttgagcaaaagttctaTTTTGAGGGACATATTACCTTAAAGCGAAGTAACGAGGAAAGAAGTGGACTGTAAACTAAAAgccataaaaaaacaaaagagcATCAGCAACCCACTGTATGTTTGGAAAATTTAGTTccttttttgaattttctcCAACCTAGCAGAGAATTCCATGATGACTACACTCTCCTTGAAGGATATTGCAGACCCATTGCATTTGTCACTATATAATACAGTAGTCGTTTGGGCCTTATTAGTGGTAGTATTCACTGGCGGAACTCAAGTTGAAGTCAAAATGCCAGGGACATGGATGTACAAaagtttttgtacatccatgcagGGACCTACGGCCTATATATTAATACACGGTCTCTCCAATTTTCTGGGGGGACTATGATTAATACCATTATCATATCATTTTAGATGTAATTGCTTCACATCTATGCCATAAAAGTAGCAGTACTGTAAAGTTGAACTGTGGGAGATAGCTAGAGTGCGATGAAGTAGCTGGGTCTTGACCGAGCCGAGCATCGCAAATGTCTATGTACTGACCTGTGATTGCAAGATTCACAGGGGCAGTATATACACATTTCATTGGCAGACATGTACTATGATCATGTTGTGAGCAAATGTGGCAAGTGTGCTAGTCACCAGAGAATCTCAGAGTGCACGAACGCATGCACAGTAAAAGTGAAATCAATCCAGAAAAGGAACAAGTAAGCCTGCCAGACACAtttgtttcttgttttatttgatacttcaatatttcatattacatACTAAATTGTACACCTTATTATGTAAAAGTAAAAGTAAGTAAGCCTTTATGAAATcatatcccagttgggatcttgatcataaagtacaataaaggttatgcaaaaacaacaatgaaagagtatatataatatatatataaatataaatatctatacatgaggtcaacatattaaaggttcataaatagtttactttgtctttttcattttgtcttgtctgagtttaaaacatgtatgtatgtattttcccaattcacatagtgatgctttatctgtccttgaaaagatgcttacaaggtcttgtgtgcctctgaatgcgtttttacaaatgtttagtttactgaaaaaatcatgtctaatgtctgtgtagcctttgcaatgaaaaagaaaatgtatctcatcttctacttgtttgttttggcaaattgggcatgctctgtctatgacatcaaggGAACTTAGCAGGACCAGCCCATCCTGCCCCTACCCACAGTAGACCGAGCGCCACCAGCTGTGACTGTTGAGTTGCACCAGGGAGTGTGGGTTTTCAAACGCATATTTTCAAACCATGTGTTAAAAGCAATTTGTGTGAGATATTTCTTACCTACTAGCTACTGATGGAATCTCATCAACCGTTAATGCTGGCATGAAATTGTATATGATCAAGACCTCGACGACACACAGCCTGGCCTCAGTGGTGGCGTGATGACCAGTGTCATAGCGCATGCGTACAGAGTACCGGGCGGAATCGGATCGTGAACGATGCCGCGGTGTGGTGGTACTTCTGTcaagaaaaagtaaaatatattatAAACGTAAAATCTACAGTCTAAAATAGGTACATATGTTGACTTATTCATTGACCTTCTAAAGGTAGCTATGCCCTTCAAAATAAATGTTATCCCATAATGTCTATTACTTCTAAAGCTTCCCTGGATTTCTCCAAGTACAAGCTTACCGGGcctattgttttcaaaaacCTCTTATGAGTAATTTCGTATAAATAATGTGTGAATACAGTTTTGATACACAAGAATTTAAAGTTATGCCACGGTATTTATTTCAAATCCCCCTTTTTGTATATTAGAATTACTATTCCTTGCTTCCATTCATCAGGAATTTTATTCAGGTTTTATAGAGCAACATAAGATACTCTCCTGAAATAGAATTACAATAGTGAGAAGAATACGTTTAATATCTAGTACCTCAGGATTTCTTTGTCAACCTCTAGATTGTCGACGTAAGATGCGTGAGACGTTTCAAGACAAGACTAACCATAGTAGTGCAGTTTCAGCTCGTTCCGTTGTCTTGGCTgtaaaaattgaagaaattaaTGTTGCAGGCCTtacatcattttcttgaaacgtTCAAAaagaatttgagatttaaacagttaaaacattttataaagatTATGTCATCTCACtcgatttttattttaagtatATACGCAGTAAATACGTATTTTACATTGATTTGTATCCTCGTTCCTCGGCCAATAAGTCATTTGTGTCCTTACAGACTTTAAACTTGcttttggaaaaattaaatGGTTACCgacagaaatttaaaatatgtgaATCTTAACACAGTCTGAATCCTCTCATTTTAAAGGCGGACTTCGACCGCAGACTCAGAACTTTTTGTGTTGTTCCTTGGAAATATGAGTGAACAAAAAACCTAATCCTTGTTTTTTATACTTAAATTGCCTATCTTTTATTCAAATGTATGCGTgcgacaaatatttttttcagttcgaTGAAAAAAGCTTACGCTTAAGCTCTGATGTGTCGAGGCCTCGGAGATAGCGTGCTACAGGTGCTACGGAAGCGTATTCGTGTCATTTCtgtaaggaaaaaaataaacataatctCATATAAATTACTACTTTTT includes the following:
- the LOC139149248 gene encoding galactose mutarotase-like isoform X2 translates to MSSTNVTVEEFGKTKEGQVVSRYTLKNGNGMVVQVINFGAAITSIQVPDKAGNYDDVVLAYPTVEDYENDGFYIGEVVGRVANRIGNGKITVNGTDYQLTVNNGPNHLHGGFKGFSRVYWDSTVEGNAVKFTYVSADGEEGYPGQLTAQVKYQLSKENEVIIHITAHCTQATPVNLTNHSYFNLAGHGTPDMYDHQVTIKAENYIALDEHQVPTGEIKAVQGSLYDLREPVTVGDRIHQVPGGYDNSFCLQSSKEKGQPFARVVHPKSGRVLEAFTTQPSVHFYTGNYLEGVASCKDGKKYPKHSGLCLETQNYPNAINRPNFPNSILQPGEMYDHTTWYKFSVLK
- the LOC139149248 gene encoding galactose mutarotase-like isoform X1; this translates as MRYDTGHHATTEARLCVVEVLIIYNFMPALTVDEIPSVARMSSTNVTVEEFGKTKEGQVVSRYTLKNGNGMVVQVINFGAAITSIQVPDKAGNYDDVVLAYPTVEDYENDGFYIGEVVGRVANRIGNGKITVNGTDYQLTVNNGPNHLHGGFKGFSRVYWDSTVEGNAVKFTYVSADGEEGYPGQLTAQVKYQLSKENEVIIHITAHCTQATPVNLTNHSYFNLAGHGTPDMYDHQVTIKAENYIALDEHQVPTGEIKAVQGSLYDLREPVTVGDRIHQVPGGYDNSFCLQSSKEKGQPFARVVHPKSGRVLEAFTTQPSVHFYTGNYLEGVASCKDGKKYPKHSGLCLETQNYPNAINRPNFPNSILQPGEMYDHTTWYKFSVLK